The Benincasa hispida cultivar B227 chromosome 9, ASM972705v1, whole genome shotgun sequence genome has a segment encoding these proteins:
- the LOC120086223 gene encoding RAN GTPase-activating protein 1: MDSSTQTFQPRVMSIKLWPPSQSTRFMLIERIIKNLTTPSIFSRKYGLLSKEDAEEDAKQVEDMAFATANQHFEKEPDGDGSSAVQIYAKESSRLMLDILKRGPRVKEDGEVLISEKATTRGTVFDISGGRRAFIDAEEAKELLEPLKDPGNLFTKICFSNRSFGLDAARVAEPILLSIKDRLTEVDLSDFIAGRSEGEALQVMNIFSAALEGCDLRYLDLSNNAMGEKGVRAFGSLLRSQKNLEELYLMNDGISEEAARAVCELIPSTDKLRILQFHNNMTGDEGAIAISEIVKGSPALEDFRCSSTRVGSEGGVALAEAIGACTCLKKLDLRDNMFGVEAGMALSKSISAFPGLTEIYLSYLNLEDEGAEALANALKDSAPSLDVLEMAGNDITAKGAASIAACVATKQFLSKLYLAENELKDDGVILIGKALQDGHGQLSEVDISTNSVRRAGARFIAQILVQKPGFKLLNINANYISEEGIDEVKEIFKNSPNMLGPLDENDPDGEDYDEDAEENGDHDDELESKLKGLDIKREE, from the coding sequence ATGGATTCTTCAACCCAGACATTCCAACCTCGTGTAATGTCAATTAAATTATGGCCTCCAAGCCAGAGCACAAGGTTTATGCTCATAGAACGAATCATCAAGAATCTTACAACACCCTCCATTTTTTCCCGAAAGTATGGCTTATTAAGTAAAGAAGATGCTGAGGAGGATGCCAAGCAAGTAGAAGATATGGCTTTTGCAACTGCAAACCAACACTTTGAGAAGGAACCAGATGGTGATGGAAGCTCTGCAGTTCAAATTTATGCCAAAGAATCTAGTAGGCTTATGCTGGATATATTGAAAAGAGGTCCTAGAGTAAAAGAGGATGGAGAGGTGCTAATATCCGAGAAGGCTACTACTCGAGGAACGGTTTTTGATATATCAGGAGGACGAAGAGCATTTATTGATGCAGAGGAGGCTAAGGAGCTTTTAGAACCCCTTAAAGATCCTGGAAACCTGTTTACTAAGATCTGCTTTAGTAATAGAAGTTTTGGCTTAGATGCTGCTCGTGTTGCTGAACCGATCTTGTTGTCCATCAAAGATCGGTTGACAGAAGTTGACCTATCAGATTTCATTGCTGGAAGATCAGAGGGGGAGGCTCTTCAAGTCATGAACATTTTCTCTGCAGCATTAGAAGGTTGTGACTTAAGGTATCTGGACCTTTCAAACAATGCCATGGGTGAGAAGGGTGTCCGGGCATTTGGGTCGCTTCTGAGATCACAGAAAAATTTGGAGGAGCTTTATTTGATGAATGATGGTATTTCAGAGGAAGCTGCAAGAGCAGTTTGTGAGTTGATTCCATCTACAGACAAGCTTCGTATTCTTCAGTTCCATAATAACATGACAGGAGATGAAGGCGCAATTGCAATTTCTGAAATTGTCAAGGGTTCTCCAGCATTGGAGGATTTCCGTTGTTCTTCGACAAGGGTAGGTTCCGAGGGAGGGGTGGCTCTAGCTGAAGCTATTGGTGCTTGTACCTGTCTCAAGAAGCTTGATTTGCGTGACAACATGTTCGGGGTGGAAGCTGGAATGGCTTTGAGTAAATCTATATCTGCTTTTCCAGGTCTAACTGAAATTTATCTTAGTTATCTGAACTTGGAGGATGAAGGAGCCGAAGCATTGGCTAATGCTCTTAAAGATTCGGCCCCTTCGCTTGATGTTCTGGAAATGGCTGGAAACGATATAACTGCAAAAGGTGCTGCTTCAATAGCAGCATGTGTAGCAACAAAACAATTCCTCAGTAAGTTATATTTGGCTGAGAATGAACTGAAGGACGATGGTGTAATTTTGATTGGCAAGGCACTCCAGGATGGACATGGTCAATTGAGCGAAGTTGACATTAGCACAAATTCAGTCCGAAGGGCTGGGGCGAGATTCATAGCACAAATATTAGTGCAGAAGCCAGGATTTAAGTTGCTAAACATCAATGCCAATTATATATCTGAAGAAGGGATCGACGAAGTGAAGGAGATATTTAAGAATTCTCCTAATATGCTTGGGCCTTTGGATGAGAATGATCCAGATGGAGAAGATTATGATGAAGATGCTGAAGAGAATGGTGATCACGACGACGAACTCGAATCAAAGCTCAAGGGCCTCGACATCAAACGAGAGGAGTAA